A region of the Candidatus Bathyarchaeota archaeon genome:
AAGTAAAGCTGAAGACTACCTAAGAACAATCCACGAAAGCACATCACAAAAAGGATTCGTCCGCATCAAAGACATAGCCAGAGAACTCGACATCACTTCTTCAACAGTCGTAGAAATGATGAAAAAACTAAACACAAAAGGACTCGTCAACTACGAAAAATATGGCGGAATTACGCTGACTGAACGCGGCACCGAAATAGCCCTCATCGTCGAAAAACGACATGAAACATTTAGAAACATTCTCGAAATATTGCTAGTTCCAAAAGACATAGCGCTAAAAGACGCTCACATACTCGAACACAAGTTACAGCCCAAAACAATTCTACAGTTTTCAAGGTTTCTCGATTTAATAACCACCCCTGAGCAACCAATGTTCATAAAAAAATGGACTGACAACTTTAAGAAATATTGT
Encoded here:
- a CDS encoding metal-dependent transcriptional regulator, which gives rise to MESNISSKAEDYLRTIHESTSQKGFVRIKDIARELDITSSTVVEMMKKLNTKGLVNYEKYGGITLTERGTEIALIVEKRHETFRNILEILLVPKDIALKDAHILEHKLQPKTILQFSRFLDLITTPEQPMFIKKWTDNFKKYCESHEKRQQHNLSREQERDFIKQLCGAEVVGKK